From one Phocaeicola salanitronis DSM 18170 genomic stretch:
- a CDS encoding hybrid sensor histidine kinase/response regulator transcription factor — MRNMKRILSLFIITIGICFKALAGVEVRSSRLTVSDGLANNSVRCIYQDRKGFIWFGTLDGLNRYDGSSFLTFLPERGKGISLSDHRMYRLKEDKNGFLWIRHTPSVFSCYDLKKGQVVDFTGCGENMWYYSQIYVPDKAGEDVWLWGNQAGCRRVTCREGVLSSEFFRKGKGLESDAVNHIRPDGKGGVWIATPNGLYHWAEGKLAETASGLNIRYIHVYQGNAYFFATDGTMYTSDGEGRVKRLDQASVRRKTGFDGYIFYRDEWMVYASTGNYCFNFTQGRFVKPNPKLDVHHVQIIEDNKRDFWIYNNTGTVRYVQAAGGEVREFRLMSDEDLDYIDEERYSIVHDSRGLLWIATYGNGLYVYDLQKGDMQHFTVGERGGTNSVISSDYLLCLMEDRLGNMWVSSEFTGIDKLSIMDDGAFYVYPNGEEKINRSNTVRSLSCLDGSDLYIATRTGDVVVYDSRFLVKHVLKANTNMYAVEKDDEGRVWYGTRGKGVMVGDEQYAHHSGDSASLSSNQVYNLYKDSRGRMWVATLGGGLNLAVREGGTYRFRSFFLEEGANRVRTVCEDADGWMWMGTDKGVFVFHPDTLLKDPDAYYNYTLENGDLYSNEIRSIVRDSEGCVWIAETGAGFSYCMPGGDYAHLKFTHYGMTDGLVNNMVQDFVEDLRGDMWISTEYGISCFDRETKLFENYFFSTNVLGNIYTENCGIRLPDGRLAFGTNYGLNIIHPESLVADVGNKSVVTFTDLKLDGVSVRPGDAHSPLESALPYLSEIKLQYYQNSFVIDFSTLDYVRQGIQQFSYRLDGYEKVWSKPSPLSFAAYKNLRPGTYRLRVKASNSLGVWSEKESVLKITVMPPFWETGWAYLIYVLVAGGLLYLAFSIFSKMNALRNQIKVEEQLTEYKLVFFTNISHEFRTPLTLIQNALEKIHRAGKLPKEIASSVSLMDKSTGRMLRLINQLLEFRKMQNNKLSLALEKADVMEFLRDITLSFNDIIESKQMQFRFVPSVKKYEMFIDRSMLDKIVYNLLSNAFKYTPSGGKILLAATADEAGKKFVIRVSDTGVGIPKEKRDELFKRFAKSRFSGSSMGIGLHLTRELVAALKGTIAYEENTGAGGGSVFIVTLPLDASVYEEKDFLIQDNVILREEEHAEKQQAEWLLQDKEEWQEKDAGPSGPLNHRKVLVIEDDTDVREFLKSELGKYFEVTAASDGKSGLKEAHANDFDLIISDVMMPGHSGFEITRQLKNDFETSHVPIILLTALDANESHLEGIDSGADAYITKPFSMNLLLARAFRLIEQRDRLRKKFSNDPSAKLSPALCTTDRDKQFTERLALILEKNMQNAQLSVDELAGMMGIGRSVFYRKVRGITGYSPNEYLRIIRMKKAAELLAQSDTFTIAEVAREVGVNDPFYFSKCFKAQFGVTPSAYQKSGGMKDENEDEE; from the coding sequence ATGAGAAACATGAAAAGAATACTTTCACTTTTTATTATCACAATAGGGATATGTTTCAAGGCATTAGCCGGAGTCGAAGTGCGCTCTTCCCGCCTGACGGTAAGTGACGGGCTGGCGAATAACTCCGTGCGGTGTATCTATCAAGACCGGAAAGGGTTCATTTGGTTCGGGACCCTCGATGGGCTGAACCGGTATGACGGTTCGTCTTTCCTGACTTTTTTGCCCGAACGGGGGAAAGGCATATCGCTTTCCGACCATCGTATGTACCGGCTGAAGGAAGACAAGAACGGCTTTTTATGGATCCGGCATACACCTTCGGTATTCAGTTGTTATGATTTGAAGAAAGGGCAGGTGGTGGATTTTACCGGATGCGGAGAGAACATGTGGTATTATTCACAGATTTATGTTCCGGACAAAGCGGGCGAGGATGTATGGCTTTGGGGAAATCAGGCAGGATGCCGCAGGGTGACGTGCCGCGAGGGTGTGCTTTCTTCCGAATTTTTCCGGAAAGGGAAGGGGCTGGAATCGGATGCGGTGAACCACATCCGGCCCGACGGAAAAGGAGGCGTGTGGATTGCGACTCCCAATGGGCTTTATCACTGGGCGGAAGGAAAACTTGCCGAAACGGCTTCCGGCTTGAATATCCGTTACATTCATGTATATCAGGGAAATGCTTATTTCTTTGCTACAGACGGGACGATGTACACATCGGATGGAGAGGGGCGGGTAAAGCGCTTGGACCAAGCCTCTGTGCGGAGGAAGACGGGTTTTGACGGGTATATCTTTTATCGGGACGAATGGATGGTTTATGCCTCGACGGGGAATTATTGCTTCAATTTCACCCAAGGGCGTTTCGTGAAACCTAATCCGAAGCTGGATGTGCATCATGTGCAGATTATCGAGGATAATAAGCGGGATTTCTGGATTTACAACAATACCGGAACGGTGCGCTATGTGCAGGCGGCGGGCGGAGAAGTGCGCGAGTTCCGGCTGATGTCGGACGAAGACTTGGACTATATCGACGAGGAACGTTATTCGATTGTGCACGATTCGCGCGGCCTGTTGTGGATTGCCACGTACGGAAACGGGCTGTATGTCTATGATTTGCAGAAGGGAGACATGCAGCATTTCACGGTTGGCGAGCGTGGCGGAACGAATAGCGTGATAAGCTCGGACTATTTGTTGTGCCTTATGGAAGACCGGCTGGGGAACATGTGGGTCAGCTCGGAGTTTACCGGTATCGACAAATTGAGCATCATGGACGATGGGGCTTTTTATGTGTATCCCAACGGAGAAGAAAAGATAAACCGCTCGAATACGGTGCGTTCTCTTTCTTGCCTGGACGGGTCGGACCTTTATATCGCTACGCGTACGGGAGATGTGGTCGTGTACGATTCCCGCTTCTTGGTGAAGCATGTCCTGAAGGCGAACACCAATATGTATGCCGTAGAGAAGGATGACGAGGGAAGGGTTTGGTATGGCACGCGGGGAAAAGGTGTCATGGTAGGGGACGAACAATATGCGCATCATTCGGGCGATTCCGCTTCGCTTTCTTCCAATCAGGTTTATAACCTGTATAAGGACAGCCGCGGGCGTATGTGGGTTGCTACCTTGGGAGGCGGCTTGAACTTAGCGGTCCGTGAGGGCGGGACATACCGCTTCCGGAGCTTTTTCCTGGAAGAAGGAGCCAACCGGGTGCGTACCGTGTGCGAGGATGCCGATGGCTGGATGTGGATGGGGACGGACAAAGGCGTGTTCGTGTTTCATCCCGACACGCTCCTGAAAGACCCGGACGCTTATTATAATTATACGTTGGAAAACGGAGACTTGTACAGCAATGAGATACGGAGCATTGTGCGCGATTCGGAAGGGTGCGTTTGGATAGCCGAGACCGGTGCGGGCTTTTCGTATTGCATGCCCGGAGGGGACTATGCGCACCTGAAATTCACGCATTATGGAATGACGGACGGGCTGGTGAACAACATGGTGCAGGATTTTGTGGAGGACCTTCGGGGGGATATGTGGATTTCTACCGAATACGGCATCTCCTGCTTCGACCGTGAGACCAAACTCTTTGAGAATTATTTCTTTTCGACCAATGTATTGGGGAATATCTATACCGAGAATTGCGGAATCCGTTTGCCCGACGGGCGTTTGGCGTTCGGAACCAATTACGGATTGAACATCATCCATCCCGAGTCATTGGTGGCAGATGTGGGGAATAAGAGCGTGGTGACTTTTACCGACTTGAAGCTGGACGGCGTTTCGGTACGTCCGGGCGATGCGCATTCTCCGCTTGAATCGGCATTGCCCTACTTGTCCGAAATCAAGCTTCAATATTATCAGAACTCCTTTGTCATCGATTTTTCTACCTTGGACTATGTCCGCCAGGGTATCCAGCAATTCAGCTATCGGCTGGACGGATATGAGAAAGTATGGAGCAAACCTTCCCCGTTGAGTTTTGCGGCTTACAAGAACCTGCGTCCGGGCACCTACCGCCTGCGTGTGAAAGCCAGCAATTCGTTGGGGGTATGGAGCGAAAAAGAGTCGGTATTGAAGATTACGGTGATGCCTCCGTTTTGGGAAACCGGCTGGGCATACCTGATTTATGTGCTTGTAGCGGGGGGCTTGCTTTACCTGGCGTTCAGTATCTTCTCGAAGATGAATGCCCTGCGGAACCAAATCAAGGTGGAAGAACAGCTGACCGAATACAAGCTGGTGTTCTTCACAAACATTTCGCACGAGTTCCGCACGCCTTTGACCTTGATACAAAATGCTTTGGAGAAAATACACCGTGCCGGGAAGCTCCCGAAGGAAATCGCTTCTTCGGTATCCTTGATGGATAAGAGCACGGGGCGCATGCTGCGTTTGATAAACCAGCTTTTGGAGTTCCGCAAGATGCAGAACAACAAGCTCTCGCTTGCCTTGGAGAAGGCGGATGTGATGGAGTTCCTGCGAGACATCACCTTGTCTTTTAACGATATAATCGAGTCGAAGCAGATGCAGTTCCGCTTTGTCCCATCGGTGAAGAAGTATGAGATGTTTATCGACCGGAGCATGTTGGACAAGATTGTATATAACCTGTTGTCGAACGCCTTTAAATATACGCCTTCCGGGGGGAAGATACTTTTGGCGGCAACGGCGGACGAGGCGGGCAAGAAATTCGTTATCCGTGTGTCGGATACCGGTGTGGGCATCCCGAAAGAAAAGCGGGACGAGTTGTTCAAGCGTTTTGCCAAGAGCCGTTTCTCGGGAAGCAGCATGGGAATCGGGCTGCACCTGACCCGCGAGCTGGTTGCAGCGCTTAAAGGAACCATCGCGTACGAGGAAAATACGGGAGCGGGAGGAGGTTCGGTGTTTATCGTCACATTGCCTTTGGATGCGTCTGTGTACGAAGAAAAGGACTTCCTGATACAAGACAATGTTATCCTCCGTGAAGAAGAACATGCCGAAAAGCAACAGGCGGAATGGCTTTTGCAGGACAAAGAAGAATGGCAGGAGAAAGATGCCGGGCCGTCCGGACCTTTGAATCACCGGAAAGTGCTGGTAATTGAAGACGATACGGACGTGCGCGAGTTCTTGAAGTCGGAATTGGGCAAGTATTTCGAGGTGACGGCTGCATCCGATGGCAAATCGGGGCTGAAAGAAGCGCATGCGAATGATTTCGACTTGATAATCAGCGATGTGATGATGCCCGGACATTCGGGATTCGAAATCACCCGCCAGTTGAAGAATGATTTCGAGACCAGCCATGTGCCCATTATCTTGCTTACGGCATTGGATGCGAACGAAAGCCATTTGGAAGGTATCGATAGCGGGGCAGACGCTTACATCACGAAACCCTTCAGCATGAATCTCCTGCTGGCACGTGCCTTCCGTTTGATAGAGCAACGCGACAGGCTTCGCAAGAAGTTCTCGAATGACCCTTCGGCAAAGCTCAGTCCGGCTTTATGCACCACCGACAGGGATAAGCAATTCACCGAAAGGCTGGCTTTGATTCTCGAAAAGAACATGCAAAACGCTCAATTGTCGGTAGATGAATTAGCGGGCATGATGGGGATAGGCCGCTCCGTCTTCTATCGTAAGGTGCGCGGGATAACAGGTTATTCTCCCAATGAATATCTGCGGATTATCCGCATGAAGAAGGCGGCGGAATTATTGGCACAGTCTGATACGTTCACCATAGCCGAAGTGGCACGGGAAGTAGGTGTGAACGATCCTTTCTATTTCAGTAAATGCTTCAAAGCCCAATTCGGGGTCACTCCTTCCGCCTATCAGAAGAGCGGAGGGATGAAGGATGAAAATGAGGATGAGGAATAG
- a CDS encoding amidophosphoribosyltransferase: MGGFFGTVSKAECVTDLFYGTDYNSHLGTKRAGMATYDENSGFARSIHSIENSYFRTKFEAELSKFKGKSGIGVISDTDPQPIMINSHLGRFAIMTVAKINNLAELEKELLDANMHFAEMSMGKTNQTELVALLIVQGKDFVEGIENVYNKIKGSCSMLILTENGIIAARDKWGRTPIIVGKKEGAYAVTSESSSLPNLDFEIDHYVGPGEIIRLHADGWEQLRKPNEEMQICSFLWVYYGFPVSCYEGRNVEEVRFISGYEMGKTDDSQVDCACGIPDSGVGMALGYAEGKGVPYHRGITKYTPTWPRSFTPSNQEMRSLVAKMKLIPNRAMLQGKRILFCDDSIVRGTQLRDNVKILYDYGAKEVHMRIACPPLIYGCPFIGFTASKSDMELITRRIIKEIEGDENAKLEKYATTGSPEYNALVDRIRARFGLTSLKFNPLETLVKAIGLPKCKICTHCFDGSSRF, encoded by the coding sequence ATGGGTGGTTTTTTCGGGACAGTCTCTAAGGCTGAATGTGTAACCGATTTATTTTATGGAACGGATTATAATTCGCACTTGGGAACCAAACGGGCAGGAATGGCTACGTATGACGAGAACTCCGGTTTCGCACGTTCCATTCACAGCATTGAAAATTCGTATTTCCGCACTAAATTCGAAGCAGAGTTATCTAAGTTTAAGGGGAAATCAGGCATTGGCGTGATAAGTGATACAGACCCTCAGCCGATTATGATTAATTCTCATTTGGGGCGGTTCGCGATTATGACCGTGGCGAAAATCAATAATCTTGCTGAACTGGAAAAGGAACTTTTGGATGCGAACATGCACTTTGCCGAAATGAGCATGGGCAAAACAAATCAGACGGAGTTGGTGGCTTTGTTGATTGTGCAGGGAAAGGATTTTGTAGAAGGAATCGAAAATGTGTACAATAAGATAAAAGGGTCGTGCTCGATGCTGATTCTGACCGAAAACGGTATCATTGCGGCTCGTGACAAGTGGGGGCGTACACCGATTATTGTCGGGAAAAAGGAAGGGGCATACGCCGTGACGAGCGAATCGAGCAGCTTGCCGAACTTGGATTTTGAAATAGACCATTATGTAGGTCCGGGCGAAATTATCCGTTTGCATGCCGATGGCTGGGAACAGCTTCGGAAGCCGAACGAAGAAATGCAAATCTGTTCTTTCTTATGGGTTTATTATGGCTTTCCCGTATCGTGCTATGAAGGGCGTAACGTAGAAGAAGTGCGTTTTATTAGTGGATATGAAATGGGGAAAACCGATGATTCGCAAGTGGATTGTGCATGCGGTATCCCCGATTCGGGTGTAGGAATGGCATTGGGGTATGCCGAAGGGAAAGGCGTTCCTTATCATCGGGGCATTACGAAGTATACCCCGACATGGCCCCGTAGCTTTACGCCCAGCAATCAGGAAATGCGTTCGTTGGTGGCTAAGATGAAACTGATTCCTAACCGGGCAATGTTGCAGGGAAAGCGTATCTTGTTCTGTGATGATTCGATTGTGCGCGGAACCCAGTTGCGTGATAATGTGAAAATCCTTTATGATTATGGAGCGAAAGAAGTGCACATGCGTATTGCTTGCCCTCCGTTGATTTACGGATGTCCGTTTATCGGCTTTACCGCTTCCAAGAGCGACATGGAATTGATAACCCGCCGTATTATCAAGGAAATAGAAGGGGATGAGAATGCCAAACTGGAAAAATACGCTACGACAGGTTCGCCCGAATACAATGCGTTGGTAGACCGGATTCGTGCGCGTTTCGGACTGACTTCCTTAAAGTTTAATCCGCTGGAAACTTTGGTGAAGGCGATAGGTTTGCCTAAATGCAAGATTTGTACGCATTGCTTTGATGGGTCAAGCCGCTTTTAA
- a CDS encoding BamA/TamA family outer membrane protein → MKRLIICCILCIIACSGFAQEPNTVSPTADTLSSKTLTDKELRRQKIAKRNFHYNILGGPSFSPDFGFLVGGSALMTFRMNPKDTTMRRSVLPFAMAFIFKGGLNIMVKPQLFFKNDKFRIFGQFSYKNTQENFYGVGYSTNKNYERSDSTSQYRYSGIQINPWFLFRIGESNWFAGPQIDLNYDKISSPAKYLVEQEDYKKAGGDENGYKNFSSGLGFLLTYDTRDIPANPYKGLYVDFRGIMYQKWLGGDDNFYRFEVDYRQYKSVGKRKVLAWTVQTKNVFGKNIPLNKYVLSGTPFDLRGYYMGQYRDKSSHVALVEYRQMFNTDRSNWLKRIVHHLGFVAWGGAGFMGPNPGKIEGVLPNAGLGLRIEVQPRMNVRLDFGRNFINRQNLFYFNMTEAF, encoded by the coding sequence ATGAAGAGACTGATAATATGTTGCATCCTGTGTATCATTGCATGCTCCGGATTTGCCCAAGAGCCGAATACCGTAAGCCCTACGGCTGATACGTTGTCATCGAAAACCTTGACAGACAAAGAACTTCGGCGCCAGAAAATAGCCAAACGGAACTTCCATTACAACATATTGGGAGGTCCCAGTTTCAGCCCTGATTTTGGATTCCTGGTAGGAGGAAGCGCGCTGATGACCTTCCGCATGAACCCGAAAGATACGACCATGAGACGCTCGGTCCTTCCTTTTGCCATGGCATTTATCTTTAAAGGCGGACTGAACATCATGGTCAAGCCCCAGCTGTTTTTCAAGAATGACAAGTTCCGTATCTTCGGACAATTCTCTTACAAGAATACACAAGAAAACTTTTACGGCGTAGGCTATTCGACCAACAAAAATTATGAACGGAGCGACAGCACCAGCCAATACCGGTATAGCGGCATTCAAATAAACCCCTGGTTTCTGTTCCGCATCGGAGAGAGCAACTGGTTTGCCGGTCCGCAAATCGACTTGAACTACGATAAAATCTCAAGTCCAGCCAAATATCTGGTAGAGCAGGAAGATTATAAAAAAGCCGGAGGAGACGAAAACGGATACAAGAACTTCAGTTCGGGACTCGGTTTTTTGCTTACCTACGACACACGGGATATTCCTGCCAATCCGTATAAAGGATTATACGTAGACTTCCGCGGCATCATGTATCAAAAATGGTTGGGAGGAGACGATAATTTTTATCGTTTCGAAGTGGATTACCGCCAGTATAAATCGGTAGGAAAACGGAAAGTGCTTGCCTGGACGGTACAGACCAAGAATGTATTCGGGAAAAACATACCTTTAAATAAATATGTGTTGAGCGGAACCCCGTTTGACCTGCGAGGATATTACATGGGACAATACCGTGACAAGTCTTCGCATGTGGCTTTGGTAGAATACCGGCAAATGTTCAACACCGACCGAAGCAACTGGCTGAAGCGGATTGTCCACCATTTGGGGTTCGTTGCATGGGGAGGCGCAGGCTTTATGGGTCCGAATCCGGGGAAAATAGAAGGTGTGCTTCCCAATGCCGGATTGGGCTTGCGCATTGAAGTGCAGCCCCGCATGAATGTCCGTTTGGATTTCGGCCGCAACTTTATCAACCGGCAAAACCTCTTCTATTTCAATATGACCGAAGCGTTTTGA
- the pepT gene encoding peptidase T gives MTVIERFLKYVSFDTQSDETTGTTPSTPKQMVFARYLQSELEELGLEDISLDENGYLFATLPSNVGREIPTIGFIAHMDTSPDMSGKDVKPRIVADYQGQDIVLCEEEGIVLSPKQFPELSDHIGEDLIVTDGHTLLGADDKAGIAEIVGAMAYLKAHPEIEHGNIRIGFNPDEEIGLGAHKFDVEKFGCKWAYTMDGGEVGELEFENFNAAAAKIEVKGLNVHPGYAKGKMVNALLVANEFIGMLPADETPATTEGYEGFFHLIGMEGDVEHAMLSYIVRDHDRGKFEARKAFMLECAGKLNGKYGQGRVDVQIKDQYYNMRQQVEPLMHIIDLAFAAMKEAGVEPKVKAIRGGTDGAQLSFKGLPCPNIFAGGLNFHGRYEFVPIQSIEKAMKVVVKIAELTAKRY, from the coding sequence ATGACAGTAATAGAACGCTTTTTGAAGTATGTTTCTTTTGATACACAATCTGATGAGACAACGGGGACTACTCCAAGTACTCCTAAGCAGATGGTGTTTGCCAGATATTTGCAGTCGGAATTGGAGGAATTGGGACTGGAAGACATTTCGTTAGATGAAAACGGATATCTGTTCGCTACGCTTCCTTCCAATGTAGGCAGGGAGATTCCTACCATTGGTTTCATCGCCCACATGGATACCAGTCCCGATATGTCGGGGAAAGATGTAAAGCCGCGCATCGTGGCAGATTACCAGGGACAAGATATCGTGTTGTGCGAAGAGGAAGGCATCGTGCTTTCTCCAAAACAATTTCCTGAATTGTCGGATCATATCGGTGAGGATTTGATTGTGACCGACGGGCATACGCTTCTGGGTGCGGACGATAAGGCTGGTATCGCCGAAATCGTAGGAGCGATGGCTTACCTGAAAGCGCATCCGGAAATCGAACACGGAAACATCCGCATTGGATTCAATCCGGATGAAGAAATCGGCTTGGGGGCTCATAAATTCGATGTGGAGAAATTCGGATGCAAATGGGCTTACACGATGGACGGAGGTGAGGTAGGCGAGCTGGAATTTGAGAATTTCAATGCGGCTGCGGCCAAAATTGAGGTGAAGGGGCTGAACGTGCATCCGGGATATGCCAAAGGTAAGATGGTAAATGCGCTGCTGGTGGCAAACGAATTCATAGGCATGCTTCCTGCCGATGAAACTCCGGCTACGACCGAAGGATACGAAGGCTTTTTCCATCTGATTGGGATGGAGGGAGATGTCGAACATGCTATGCTTTCGTATATTGTCCGTGACCATGACCGCGGAAAGTTCGAAGCCCGTAAGGCTTTCATGCTGGAGTGTGCCGGCAAGCTGAACGGAAAATACGGTCAAGGAAGGGTAGACGTACAGATAAAGGACCAGTATTATAACATGCGCCAGCAGGTAGAGCCGCTGATGCATATCATCGACCTTGCTTTTGCCGCCATGAAAGAAGCCGGTGTAGAACCGAAGGTAAAAGCCATTCGCGGCGGGACGGACGGAGCGCAGTTGTCTTTCAAAGGGTTGCCATGCCCGAATATCTTTGCCGGAGGATTGAATTTCCACGGACGCTATGAGTTTGTGCCCATACAGTCTATCGAGAAAGCGATGAAAGTGGTGGTGAAAATAGCCGAACTTACCGCTAAGCGATACTGA
- the gcvT gene encoding glycine cleavage system aminomethyltransferase GcvT, with protein sequence MKTTPFTGKHIALGAKMHEFAGYNMPIEYSGIIDEHLTVCHGVGVFDVSHMGEFWVKGPHALDFIQQVTSNNAAVLTPGKVQYTCFPNETGGIVDDLLVYGYEPEKYLLVVNAANIEKDWNWCVSHNAVGAELENASDRMAQLAVQGPKALPALQKLTSLDLSEIPYYHFCVGEFAGVPEVIVSNTGYTGAGGFELYFYPEDADRIWNAVFEAGAEFGIKPIGLGARDTLRLEMGFCLYGNDIDDTTSPIEAGLGWITKFVEGKNFTNRAALEKQKAEGVSRKLVGFEMIDRGIPRQGYKLVDAEGNEIGHVTSGTMSPTRKIGIGLGYVQTAFAKPGTEIYLDNRGRKLKAQVVKPPFRK encoded by the coding sequence ATGAAAACAACTCCATTTACCGGGAAGCACATCGCTCTCGGAGCGAAAATGCATGAATTTGCGGGCTATAACATGCCTATCGAATATTCCGGAATTATTGATGAACACCTTACGGTGTGTCACGGTGTGGGAGTCTTTGACGTATCCCACATGGGCGAGTTTTGGGTAAAAGGCCCTCATGCCCTTGACTTTATCCAGCAAGTCACTTCAAACAATGCGGCGGTTCTTACGCCGGGAAAGGTGCAATACACTTGTTTCCCGAACGAGACGGGAGGCATTGTAGACGATTTGCTGGTCTATGGTTACGAGCCGGAAAAATACCTGTTAGTGGTTAATGCAGCCAATATCGAGAAAGACTGGAACTGGTGTGTGTCTCACAATGCGGTGGGGGCGGAACTGGAAAACGCTTCCGACCGTATGGCGCAATTGGCGGTGCAGGGACCTAAAGCATTGCCGGCTCTTCAGAAACTGACTTCATTGGATTTGTCCGAAATACCTTATTATCATTTCTGCGTGGGAGAGTTTGCAGGTGTGCCGGAAGTCATTGTCTCCAATACCGGCTATACCGGTGCAGGAGGTTTCGAACTTTATTTCTATCCCGAAGATGCCGACCGCATTTGGAATGCCGTTTTCGAGGCAGGTGCCGAGTTCGGTATCAAGCCTATCGGTTTGGGGGCTCGTGATACGTTAAGGCTGGAAATGGGATTCTGCCTGTACGGAAATGATATTGATGATACCACTTCGCCTATCGAAGCAGGACTGGGATGGATTACGAAGTTTGTCGAAGGAAAGAACTTTACCAACCGTGCGGCACTGGAAAAGCAGAAAGCCGAAGGCGTAAGCCGCAAGCTGGTAGGGTTCGAGATGATAGACCGGGGGATTCCACGTCAAGGTTATAAACTGGTTGATGCCGAAGGAAACGAAATCGGGCATGTCACTTCCGGCACCATGTCGCCCACCCGTAAGATTGGAATTGGTTTGGGGTATGTACAGACGGCGTTTGCCAAGCCGGGTACCGAAATTTATTTGGACAATCGGGGGCGGAAGCTGAAAGCCCAAGTGGTAAAACCGCCTTTCCGTAAGTAG
- a CDS encoding helix-turn-helix domain-containing protein: MKETLDIKTVHQCNCCLGCKTLHPQASVIRLDNTNVEEHSIRFDFYTILLIENETEDCNCCGRKYYDFSNATMVFLPPQHAFDIDKHRVLPQQGWLLAFHPDLLHGTTLEQSIRKYTFFHYRKEESLHLSLREKNKITDCLHDMDEELHHPIDRYSHTLISHYIELLLDYCTRFYERQFITRENKNKALIQQTDKLLQKCIDSGNLKNGIFPTSEYCAGCLKLSAAYFDDLLRFETGKTLNEYFQFKRLELAKKMLLEKGETAAYVASWLGFPTVQQFNFIFKKITGFAPNEYRLAQN, translated from the coding sequence ATGAAAGAAACACTGGACATCAAAACGGTACACCAATGCAACTGTTGCCTGGGATGTAAGACCTTGCATCCCCAAGCCAGCGTAATCCGTCTGGATAACACGAACGTGGAAGAACACAGCATCCGTTTTGATTTCTACACCATCCTACTGATAGAAAACGAAACGGAAGACTGCAATTGTTGCGGACGCAAATACTACGACTTTTCAAACGCTACCATGGTATTCCTGCCGCCCCAACATGCATTTGATATCGACAAACACCGGGTACTGCCCCAACAAGGCTGGCTTTTAGCCTTTCATCCGGACTTACTGCATGGGACAACGCTGGAACAGAGCATCCGGAAATACACCTTTTTCCATTACCGCAAAGAGGAATCCCTGCACCTGTCTTTGCGCGAGAAAAATAAAATCACCGACTGCCTGCACGATATGGATGAAGAACTGCACCATCCGATTGACCGGTACAGCCATACACTTATTTCGCACTACATCGAATTGTTATTGGATTATTGCACGCGCTTCTACGAACGCCAGTTCATCACACGCGAGAACAAGAACAAAGCGCTGATACAACAAACGGACAAGCTGCTTCAGAAGTGCATCGATTCGGGAAACCTGAAGAACGGAATATTCCCCACTTCGGAATATTGCGCCGGATGCCTGAAGCTGTCTGCCGCTTATTTCGATGACCTGCTCCGGTTCGAAACCGGGAAGACCCTCAATGAATACTTCCAGTTCAAACGTCTGGAACTTGCTAAAAAGATGTTGTTGGAAAAAGGCGAGACGGCTGCATACGTCGCTTCGTGGCTGGGATTTCCTACCGTCCAGCAATTCAATTTCATCTTCAAAAAAATAACCGGCTTCGCTCCCAACGAATACCGGCTTGCGCAAAACTGA